A single window of Methylobacterium nodulans ORS 2060 DNA harbors:
- a CDS encoding glycosyltransferase family 2 protein, with protein sequence MTQDEPPIPLTVLMRTFNEADRIEAAIRSALPLRAEILVIDSGSTDATVAIARSLGARVVTNPWGGFGPQRRFGEALCTHDHVFSMDADEVLTPELVWEIRGIFLFGPPPALMKLRKAMALPHHDRPPPFAFCTEQIYIYDRRVARTTENPNWDHLDIRTAEKPRRLEAVAWHFTYRDWNHAVAKANYVAELAARTSEPRSRLELGLRVFVEFPFYFLRFYFLRRLFLAGADGFAMATILAFGRFLRIAKMREQAASRAVDPAAQAAADEAR encoded by the coding sequence TTGACCCAGGACGAACCCCCCATCCCGCTGACGGTCCTGATGCGGACCTTCAACGAGGCAGACCGAATCGAGGCGGCCATCCGATCCGCGCTGCCCCTGCGGGCGGAGATCCTGGTGATCGATTCCGGCTCGACGGACGCGACCGTCGCCATCGCCCGGTCCCTCGGCGCCCGGGTGGTCACGAATCCTTGGGGCGGCTTCGGGCCGCAGAGGCGATTCGGTGAGGCCCTGTGCACGCACGACCACGTCTTCAGCATGGATGCGGACGAGGTGCTCACGCCCGAGCTGGTCTGGGAGATCCGGGGGATCTTCCTGTTCGGGCCGCCCCCCGCCCTGATGAAGCTGCGTAAGGCCATGGCGCTGCCGCACCACGACCGGCCGCCCCCCTTCGCCTTCTGCACCGAGCAGATCTACATCTACGACCGGCGGGTGGCGCGCACGACCGAGAACCCGAACTGGGACCATCTCGACATCCGCACGGCGGAGAAGCCGCGGCGGCTCGAGGCGGTGGCCTGGCACTTCACCTACCGCGACTGGAACCATGCGGTCGCGAAGGCGAATTACGTCGCCGAGCTCGCCGCCCGCACCTCCGAGCCGCGCTCGCGGCTCGAACTCGGCCTGCGCGTCTTCGTGGAATTCCCGTTCTACTTTCTCCGCTTCTATTTCCTGAGGCGGCTGTTCCTCGCCGGGGCCGACGGCTTCGCCATGGCGACGATCCTTGCCTTCGGGCGGTTCCTGCGCATCGCCAAGATGCGCGAGCAGGCGGCGTCGCGGGCGGTCGATCCGGCGGCGCAAGCCGCGGCGGATGAGGCGCGATGA
- a CDS encoding PAS domain S-box protein — protein MRQNCPEGFAGGLTAGRDPHGAGQASAVTITTRLAVLFATVLISLAGIVALVSWQSYSETLRDARVAAENLASALDQHTARTIEAIDLKLGIVQLSIERDGLDAFTRSAHPLLAHLAASSPQIRSIVIFDADGRITADSGGAVPRRVPQVVDRSFFSVHRDDPQAGLFISPAFRNRLDGAWTIIVSRRINHADGRFAGVITASMNPNYFRAFYETMKVGANGIVALLAANGSALVVDPWRDDLIGKPIARDGKLPEGKAGPDGTVVAETQAFGPERILAFRRAESLPLIAMVGLARDDALSPWRHQVLVLTGIALGVLGLTALTGLLLGRATARLRASEVLFRALFDASTDGLLICRLGPDDRFRLEACNQAAAAALQAEPDGLVGRRPEEVMPALQAARVEADLRRCLAVGEPIRFESSVDLDSGRRDREIVLVPLRNEKNRLDRVFASFRDITHLRRAEAATRETNRMLLMAEEIAHVGHWRLDVRENRLTWSQEIYRIYGVDPDSGEQTVDSAVAAYHPEDQPVVAAAVADAIAHRRPFTLNLRILRPDGSVRHVVARGLCEEDETGEVAAIFGTLSDVTELRRVEREAAETASLLATTLESMDQGLVVVSPEGRVEICNARAIALLDLPPELMAGKPTAGQVLDHQWAKGEFAGTEESIRHLLQLGSIVLAPQAYTRTRPNGTVIEVRTMPMAGGSLVRTYTDITARRVAEEALRESETRYRLIAENVSDVITRLNLDLEWDYVSPACRELLGYEPEDLVGTKPLDGIHPDDRACSAETFACLTTGLVDTATSRQRCRRRDGSYVWVEARIRLLRGADGAPSGYVASLRDVSERQQQAEALEQARDAAEQASRAKTDFLALMSHEIRTPLNGILGYTDLLLEDATLGEGQRRQAERIQSAGAALLTIVNDILDFSKIEAGQVELDPRPFLLDALVDNTISVVRGFVGKKAIAISTVVDPDVPRTLVGDQDRLRQVLLNLLNNAVKFTHAGSVTLSVSCLEPAGATAALRFSVTDTGIGIPEDKRGRLFQRFSQLDSSIGRDFGGTGLGLAISKNLVELMGGTIDVESEVSKGTTFWFTVTLPVGGALTAPSEPSRAAAGTAPARVLLVEDLEINQDIARAVLEGGGHLVDVANDGLEAIVAVQTKDYDLVLMDVQMPGMDGIAATRHIRRLPHRAHALPIIAMTANVLPAQIAEFRAAGMDDHVGKPFKRDDLLRAIARWAHPQGRTRVPNGAGPEEPILDRHVFEDLRSSVGPEGAAALLARLVTQIEEHLAEPRLTLDDGSRLARDAHAIVGAAGMLGFIELSRACAELEIACQRGLALDPAVARVRAARRHALTEIEGLRAPA, from the coding sequence GTGAGGCAAAATTGTCCAGAAGGGTTCGCCGGGGGTCTTACGGCGGGGCGCGATCCGCACGGCGCGGGCCAGGCCTCCGCCGTCACCATCACCACGCGGCTCGCGGTCCTGTTCGCGACCGTCCTCATCTCGCTCGCGGGCATCGTCGCGCTGGTGTCCTGGCAGAGCTACAGCGAGACGCTGCGCGACGCGCGGGTGGCGGCCGAGAACCTCGCCAGCGCGCTCGACCAGCACACGGCCCGGACGATCGAGGCGATCGACCTCAAACTCGGCATCGTTCAGCTCTCGATCGAACGGGATGGGCTCGACGCCTTCACGCGCAGCGCCCACCCGCTGCTGGCGCACCTCGCCGCCTCGTCGCCGCAGATCCGCTCCATCGTGATCTTCGATGCGGATGGCCGGATCACCGCCGACTCAGGCGGAGCGGTGCCGCGCCGGGTGCCGCAGGTCGTCGACCGCAGCTTCTTCTCCGTCCACCGGGACGACCCGCAGGCCGGCCTGTTCATCAGCCCGGCCTTTCGCAACCGCCTCGACGGGGCCTGGACGATCATCGTCAGCCGCCGCATCAACCATGCGGACGGGCGATTCGCAGGCGTCATCACGGCCTCGATGAACCCGAACTACTTCCGGGCCTTCTACGAGACGATGAAGGTCGGCGCGAACGGCATCGTGGCCCTGCTGGCGGCGAATGGCAGCGCGCTCGTGGTCGATCCCTGGCGCGACGATCTGATCGGAAAGCCCATCGCGAGGGACGGAAAGCTGCCGGAGGGCAAGGCCGGCCCCGACGGCACGGTCGTGGCGGAGACGCAGGCCTTCGGCCCGGAGCGGATCCTCGCCTTCCGGCGGGCCGAATCCCTCCCGCTCATCGCCATGGTGGGATTGGCGCGCGACGACGCGCTGTCGCCCTGGCGCCATCAGGTCCTGGTGCTGACCGGGATCGCCCTCGGGGTGCTCGGCCTCACCGCCCTGACCGGCCTTCTGCTCGGACGGGCGACGGCACGGCTGCGCGCCAGCGAGGTGTTGTTCCGCGCGCTGTTCGACGCCTCCACGGACGGGCTCCTCATCTGCCGCCTCGGACCGGATGACCGCTTCCGCCTGGAGGCGTGCAACCAGGCCGCAGCGGCCGCCCTGCAGGCGGAGCCGGACGGGCTCGTCGGCCGCCGCCCCGAGGAGGTGATGCCCGCCCTCCAGGCGGCGAGGGTCGAGGCGGACCTGCGGCGCTGCCTCGCGGTCGGCGAGCCCATCCGCTTCGAAAGCAGCGTCGATCTCGATAGCGGCCGCCGGGACCGGGAGATCGTCCTGGTCCCGCTGCGCAACGAGAAGAACCGGCTCGACCGCGTCTTCGCCTCCTTCCGCGACATCACGCATCTGAGGCGGGCCGAGGCCGCGACCCGCGAGACCAACCGCATGCTGCTCATGGCCGAGGAGATCGCCCATGTCGGCCACTGGCGGCTCGACGTGCGGGAGAACCGGCTGACCTGGTCCCAGGAGATCTACCGGATCTACGGCGTCGATCCGGATTCCGGCGAGCAGACGGTCGACAGCGCGGTGGCGGCCTATCATCCCGAGGATCAGCCGGTGGTCGCAGCGGCGGTCGCGGACGCGATCGCGCATCGCCGTCCCTTCACGCTGAACCTCCGCATCCTGCGGCCGGACGGCTCCGTCCGGCACGTCGTCGCCCGTGGCCTCTGCGAGGAGGACGAGACCGGCGAGGTCGCGGCGATCTTCGGCACGCTGAGCGACGTCACCGAACTGCGACGCGTCGAGCGGGAGGCGGCCGAGACCGCCTCCCTCCTCGCCACCACCCTGGAAAGCATGGACCAGGGGCTGGTCGTCGTCTCGCCGGAGGGCCGCGTCGAGATCTGCAACGCCCGGGCGATCGCGCTTCTCGACCTGCCGCCGGAGCTGATGGCGGGGAAGCCCACCGCCGGGCAGGTGCTCGACCACCAATGGGCGAAGGGTGAGTTCGCCGGCACGGAGGAGAGCATACGCCACCTGTTACAGCTCGGCAGCATCGTGCTGGCGCCCCAGGCCTATACCCGCACCCGTCCCAACGGCACGGTGATCGAGGTGCGCACCATGCCAATGGCGGGCGGCAGCCTGGTGCGGACCTATACCGACATCACCGCGCGGCGCGTCGCCGAGGAGGCCCTGCGCGAGAGCGAGACCCGCTACCGCCTGATCGCTGAGAACGTCAGCGACGTCATCACCCGGCTCAACCTCGATCTTGAATGGGACTACGTCTCCCCCGCCTGCCGCGAACTCCTCGGCTACGAGCCCGAGGATCTCGTCGGCACCAAGCCCCTCGACGGCATCCATCCGGATGACCGCGCCTGCAGCGCCGAGACCTTCGCGTGCCTCACGACGGGGCTCGTCGACACAGCGACGAGCCGCCAGCGCTGCCGGCGTCGCGACGGCAGCTACGTCTGGGTCGAGGCCCGAATCCGGCTGCTGCGCGGTGCCGACGGCGCGCCGAGCGGCTACGTCGCCTCCCTGCGCGACGTCTCGGAGCGCCAGCAGCAGGCCGAGGCCCTGGAGCAGGCGCGCGACGCCGCCGAGCAGGCGAGCCGGGCGAAGACCGACTTCCTCGCCTTGATGAGCCACGAGATCCGCACGCCGCTCAACGGCATCCTGGGCTACACCGACCTTCTTCTCGAGGACGCCACCCTCGGCGAGGGCCAGCGCCGGCAGGCCGAGCGGATCCAGTCGGCCGGGGCGGCGCTGCTGACGATCGTCAACGACATCCTGGACTTCTCCAAGATCGAGGCGGGGCAGGTCGAGCTCGACCCGCGCCCCTTCCTCCTCGACGCTCTCGTCGACAACACGATCTCGGTGGTGCGGGGCTTCGTCGGCAAGAAGGCGATCGCCATCTCGACGGTAGTGGACCCCGACGTGCCGCGCACGCTGGTGGGCGACCAGGATCGCCTGCGGCAGGTTCTGCTCAACCTTCTCAACAACGCGGTGAAGTTCACGCATGCGGGGTCCGTGACCCTGTCGGTCAGCTGCCTGGAGCCCGCGGGCGCCACCGCGGCCCTGCGCTTCTCCGTCACCGATACGGGGATCGGGATCCCGGAGGACAAGCGCGGGCGGCTGTTCCAGCGCTTCAGCCAGCTGGACAGCTCGATCGGTCGCGACTTCGGCGGCACGGGGCTCGGTCTGGCGATCTCGAAGAACCTCGTGGAGCTGATGGGCGGCACGATCGACGTCGAGAGCGAGGTGTCGAAAGGGACGACCTTCTGGTTCACGGTGACGCTGCCGGTCGGCGGTGCGCTCACCGCGCCGTCCGAACCGAGCCGCGCCGCCGCCGGCACTGCCCCCGCCCGCGTCCTCCTGGTGGAGGATCTGGAGATCAACCAGGACATCGCCCGCGCGGTGCTGGAAGGCGGCGGGCATCTGGTCGATGTGGCGAACGACGGCCTGGAGGCGATCGTCGCCGTGCAGACCAAGGACTACGATCTCGTGCTGATGGACGTGCAGATGCCCGGCATGGATGGCATCGCCGCCACGCGGCACATCCGCAGGCTGCCCCATCGCGCGCATGCGCTGCCGATCATCGCCATGACGGCGAACGTGCTGCCCGCCCAGATCGCCGAGTTCCGGGCCGCCGGCATGGACGATCACGTGGGCAAGCCCTTCAAGCGCGACGATCTGCTCCGGGCGATCGCGCGCTGGGCCCACCCGCAGGGCCGCACCCGGGTGCCGAACGGGGCCGGGCCGGAGGAGCCGATCCTCGACCGCCACGTGTTCGAGGATCTGCGGAGCTCCGTCGGCCCGGAGGGCGCTGCGGCCCTGCTCGCGCGGCTCGTCACCCAGATCGAGGAGCATCTCGCCGAACCCCGGCTGACCCTGGACGATGGCAGCCGGCTCGCCCGCGACGCCCATGCCATCGTGGGCGCCGCCGGCATGCTCGGCTTCATCGAACTCTCCCGGGCTTGCGCCGAGCTCGAAATCGCCTGTCAGCGCGGGCTTGCCCTCGATCCGGCGGTGGCGCGGGTCCGCGCGGCGCGGCGGCACGCCCTGACCGAGATCGAAGGATTGCGGGCACCGGCCTGA
- a CDS encoding FAD-linked oxidase C-terminal domain-containing protein, whose amino-acid sequence MSIAFPAPDPAILARREAIIGGLRPLVAPEALVTSEDERRAFETDGLTAYRQMPLAVVLPSTTEEVAAVMRYCHEQGVRVVPRGAGTSLAGGAIAQEDAIILGVAKMNQVLSLDFPNRTARVQAGITNLAISGAVAHEGFFYAPDPSSQLACTIAGNIAMNSGGAHCLKYGVTTNNLLGVTLVLVDGTVVEIGGEHLDSAGYDLLGLICGSEGQLGIVTEATVRILRAAEGARPALMGFGSVEAAGACTAAIIGAGIIPVAIEYMDREAITICEAFAKAGYPLDAEAMLIIEVEGSDQECDAMLARICEIARPFNPTSLKVSQSEAESAAIWKGRKSAFGATGRISDYICMDGTIPTGQLAHVLERIGEITKTYGLRCANVFHAGDGNLHPLILFDINRPGEMEKAEKAGEDMLKLCVEVGGCLTGEHGVGIEKRDLMNVQYTPEDLAQQMRVRAVFDPSWLMNPAKVFPLEGRIAA is encoded by the coding sequence ATGTCGATCGCCTTCCCGGCTCCGGATCCCGCCATTCTCGCGCGCCGCGAGGCGATCATCGGGGGGCTGCGCCCGCTCGTCGCGCCCGAGGCCCTGGTGACGAGCGAGGACGAGCGGCGCGCCTTCGAGACGGACGGGCTCACCGCGTACCGGCAGATGCCGCTCGCGGTGGTGCTGCCCTCCACGACCGAGGAGGTCGCGGCCGTGATGCGCTACTGCCACGAGCAGGGCGTGCGGGTGGTGCCGCGCGGCGCCGGCACCTCGCTCGCGGGCGGGGCGATCGCCCAGGAGGACGCCATCATCCTCGGCGTCGCGAAGATGAACCAGGTTTTGTCCCTCGACTTCCCGAACCGCACCGCCCGCGTGCAGGCCGGCATCACCAACCTGGCGATCAGCGGCGCGGTCGCCCACGAGGGCTTCTTCTACGCCCCCGACCCGTCGAGCCAGCTCGCCTGCACCATCGCGGGCAACATCGCGATGAATTCGGGCGGGGCCCATTGCCTGAAATACGGCGTCACCACCAACAACCTGCTCGGCGTTACCCTGGTGCTGGTCGACGGCACGGTGGTGGAGATCGGCGGCGAGCATCTCGACAGCGCGGGCTACGACCTGCTCGGCCTGATCTGCGGCTCCGAAGGGCAGCTCGGCATCGTGACCGAGGCGACGGTGCGGATCCTGCGGGCCGCCGAGGGTGCGCGGCCGGCGCTGATGGGCTTCGGCTCCGTCGAGGCGGCCGGGGCCTGCACGGCGGCGATCATCGGCGCCGGCATCATCCCGGTCGCGATCGAGTACATGGACCGCGAGGCGATCACGATCTGCGAGGCTTTCGCCAAGGCGGGCTATCCCCTCGACGCCGAGGCGATGCTGATCATCGAGGTCGAGGGCTCGGATCAGGAATGCGACGCGATGCTCGCGCGCATCTGCGAGATCGCCAGGCCGTTCAACCCGACGAGCCTCAAGGTCTCGCAATCCGAGGCCGAGAGTGCGGCGATCTGGAAGGGCCGCAAGTCGGCCTTCGGCGCCACGGGGCGCATCTCCGACTACATCTGCATGGACGGGACGATCCCGACCGGCCAGCTCGCCCATGTGCTGGAGCGCATCGGGGAGATCACGAAGACCTACGGCCTGCGCTGCGCCAACGTCTTCCACGCTGGCGACGGCAACCTCCACCCGCTGATCCTCTTCGACATCAACAGGCCCGGCGAGATGGAGAAGGCCGAGAAGGCGGGCGAGGACATGCTCAAGCTCTGCGTCGAGGTCGGCGGCTGCCTCACGGGCGAGCACGGGGTCGGCATCGAGAAGCGCGACCTGATGAATGTCCAGTACACGCCGGAGGACCTCGCCCAGCAGATGCGGGTGCGGGCGGTGTTCGATCCGTCCTGGCTGATGAACCCCGCCAAGGTCTTCCCACTGGAGGGCCGGATCGCCGCCTAA
- a CDS encoding pyridoxamine 5'-phosphate oxidase family protein yields MSTTDTSPAAIRAHYGSPSERALRKELTRLDGHAQAFIALSPFLVIASSDAAGRGDATPRGDAPGFVAVLDEVTLLIPDRPGNRRADTMLNVAENPQVGLLFLVPGLDETLRVNGRARFTTDEALLAPLAVEGRNPVAGLVVAVEEVFFHCGKAMLRSRIWDPDRQVARGSFPSLGRILADQIAGEDTAEAERAIEESYRTRLY; encoded by the coding sequence ATGAGCACGACCGACACCTCGCCCGCGGCGATCCGGGCCCATTACGGCTCGCCGAGCGAGCGGGCGCTCAGGAAAGAGCTCACGCGTCTCGACGGCCACGCCCAGGCCTTCATCGCCCTCTCGCCCTTCCTCGTCATCGCCTCATCGGATGCGGCCGGACGGGGCGATGCGACGCCGCGCGGCGACGCTCCCGGATTCGTAGCGGTCCTCGACGAGGTGACCCTGCTGATTCCCGACCGGCCGGGCAACCGCCGCGCCGACACCATGCTGAACGTCGCCGAGAACCCGCAGGTCGGCCTGCTCTTCCTCGTGCCGGGCCTCGACGAGACGCTCCGCGTGAACGGCCGCGCACGCTTCACGACCGACGAGGCGCTGCTCGCCCCGCTGGCTGTCGAGGGACGCAACCCCGTGGCGGGCCTCGTCGTGGCGGTCGAGGAGGTCTTTTTCCACTGCGGGAAGGCGATGCTCCGCTCGCGGATCTGGGACCCGGACAGACAGGTCGCGCGCGGGAGCTTTCCGTCCCTGGGCCGGATCCTGGCCGATCAGATCGCCGGAGAAGACACGGCCGAGGCCGAGCGGGCGATCGAGGAGAGCTACCGCACCCGGCTCTACTGA
- a CDS encoding class I SAM-dependent methyltransferase, with protein MSASWREFWNRTNPIYVNERHRVRHYAGVAEEIAALVPHAGAHVLDYGCGEALSAGRVARICARLYLCDAAPRVRDALADRFGDEPRVTVLAPEAIAALPDRSLDLVVAHSVAQYLTPAELDAALSLWREKLRPGGCLVLADVIPPDLGALADSLALLAFARREGFLGAALLGLVRTALSDYPSLRRRLGLTRYTQAAMLERLRAAGFTAEPRPNLGHNPQRLAFTARVAGARDGAPP; from the coding sequence ATGTCGGCGTCCTGGCGCGAGTTCTGGAACCGCACGAACCCGATCTACGTGAACGAGCGGCACCGGGTCCGGCATTATGCCGGCGTCGCGGAGGAGATCGCCGCCCTGGTGCCCCATGCGGGCGCCCATGTCCTCGATTACGGCTGCGGGGAGGCGCTGTCGGCCGGGCGCGTCGCCCGGATCTGCGCGCGGCTCTATCTCTGCGACGCGGCGCCCCGGGTGCGGGATGCCCTGGCCGACCGGTTCGGCGACGAGCCGCGCGTCACGGTGCTCGCGCCCGAGGCGATCGCTGCCCTGCCCGACCGGAGCCTCGACCTCGTCGTGGCCCATTCGGTGGCCCAGTACCTCACGCCGGCCGAGCTCGATGCGGCTTTAAGCCTCTGGCGGGAGAAGCTCCGGCCCGGGGGCTGCCTGGTCCTCGCCGACGTGATCCCGCCGGACCTCGGCGCCCTGGCCGATTCGCTCGCGCTTCTCGCCTTCGCACGGCGCGAGGGCTTTCTCGGCGCGGCGCTGCTCGGGCTCGTGCGCACCGCCTTGTCCGACTATCCGTCCCTGCGCCGCCGCCTCGGCCTCACCCGCTATACGCAGGCCGCCATGCTGGAGCGCCTGCGCGCCGCCGGCTTCACCGCCGAGCCGCGGCCCAATCTCGGGCACAACCCGCAGCGCCTCGCCTTCACGGCGCGCGTGGCCGGCGCCCGAGACGGAGCGCCGCCTTGA
- a CDS encoding flavin monoamine oxidase family protein, with protein MPLSRRSLLVGAAALVLPGRARAAADADVAVVGAGAAGLAAAAAIARSGHSVVVLEARPRIGGRAFTDASLGPERAFDAGGQYIHWAERNPWKPIALADGVRRADDESGPWPMLFIDGAPASEADRSRRRLGFARLTGLLDQHPAGDRSIRDAAGGADPALLAAAAGLTRLSLGEEPERVSEQDYDQLWSGDDIWVDGYGALVERHYAGLAVRTHCPVRTIDCSGPGVVLDTPAGTLRTAVAIVTVPLGVLAAQAIRFVPGLPADLAEAIDGLGMGAYTKIALALSPTSLPDLRDAVIVRSPRDGRPGLTAYLEMRPFGRPLAVLHAGGDAARALCEAGEAASVAAATDEVASIFGAKARGAVRGGRLAGWWTDPYSRGSYSLARPGHAAAREVLRRPVADRLFVAGEAAAGGGAMTIGGATLDGERAAAAALAALRA; from the coding sequence ATGCCCCTCTCCCGCCGCTCCCTCCTGGTCGGTGCCGCCGCGCTCGTGCTGCCGGGCCGGGCGCGGGCGGCGGCCGATGCCGATGTCGCCGTGGTGGGTGCCGGCGCGGCCGGCCTCGCGGCGGCCGCCGCGATCGCCCGCAGCGGCCACAGCGTGGTCGTGCTCGAGGCCCGCCCCCGCATCGGCGGGCGCGCCTTCACGGACGCCTCCCTCGGTCCCGAGCGGGCCTTCGACGCGGGCGGCCAGTACATCCACTGGGCGGAGCGCAATCCCTGGAAGCCGATCGCGCTCGCCGACGGCGTGCGGCGGGCGGACGACGAGTCCGGCCCCTGGCCGATGCTCTTCATCGACGGCGCCCCGGCGAGCGAGGCCGACCGCAGCCGGCGCCGCCTCGGCTTCGCCCGCCTGACCGGGCTCCTCGACCAGCACCCCGCCGGCGACCGCTCGATCCGCGATGCGGCGGGCGGCGCGGATCCGGCCCTCCTCGCCGCCGCCGCCGGCCTCACCCGCCTCTCCCTCGGCGAGGAGCCGGAGCGCGTCTCGGAGCAGGATTACGATCAGCTCTGGTCGGGGGACGACATCTGGGTCGACGGCTACGGCGCCCTCGTCGAGCGCCATTATGCGGGGCTCGCCGTGCGCACGCATTGTCCGGTGCGGACGATCGACTGCAGCGGCCCGGGCGTCGTGCTCGACACACCGGCCGGCACGCTGCGGACCGCCGTCGCGATCGTCACCGTGCCCCTTGGCGTGCTGGCCGCGCAGGCCATCCGGTTCGTCCCCGGGCTGCCGGCCGATCTCGCGGAGGCGATCGACGGGCTGGGGATGGGAGCCTACACCAAGATCGCCCTCGCGCTTAGCCCCACGAGCCTGCCGGACCTGCGCGATGCGGTCATCGTGCGCTCGCCGCGCGACGGCAGGCCGGGCCTGACGGCCTATCTGGAGATGCGTCCCTTCGGCCGTCCACTCGCAGTTCTGCATGCCGGCGGCGATGCGGCGCGGGCGCTCTGCGAGGCGGGCGAGGCCGCTTCCGTCGCTGCCGCCACGGACGAGGTCGCCTCCATCTTCGGCGCCAAGGCCCGCGGCGCGGTCAGGGGCGGGCGCCTCGCGGGCTGGTGGACTGATCCCTATTCCCGCGGCAGCTATTCCCTCGCCCGCCCCGGCCACGCGGCGGCCCGCGAGGTCCTGCGCCGCCCGGTCGCCGACCGGCTATTCGTTGCAGGCGAGGCCGCGGCGGGCGGGGGCGCCATGACCATCGGCGGCGCCACGCTGGACGGCGAGCGCGCGGCCGCCGCGGCGCTCGCGGCCCTGCGCGCCTGA
- a CDS encoding c-type cytochrome, which translates to MRQFILGAALALLAPLAAQAQDAAAGEKLFAQCKACHAFGKNGVGPDLKGTVGRKAGTHEGYNYSAALKDSGLTWDEATLHKWLANPKGLVPGTKMIYAGLKDEKKVSDLIAYLKTQQ; encoded by the coding sequence ATGCGTCAGTTCATCCTCGGTGCCGCCCTTGCGCTCCTGGCGCCGCTCGCCGCGCAGGCGCAGGACGCTGCGGCAGGCGAGAAGCTCTTCGCTCAGTGCAAGGCCTGCCACGCCTTCGGCAAGAACGGCGTCGGGCCGGACCTGAAGGGCACCGTCGGGCGCAAGGCCGGGACCCATGAGGGCTACAACTATTCGGCGGCGCTGAAGGATTCGGGCCTGACCTGGGACGAGGCCACGCTCCACAAGTGGCTCGCCAATCCGAAGGGTCTCGTCCCCGGCACCAAGATGATCTATGCCGGCCTCAAGGACGAGAAGAAGGTGAGCGACCTGATCGCCTATCTGAAGACCCAGCAGTAG